The proteins below are encoded in one region of Sphaerodactylus townsendi isolate TG3544 linkage group LG06, MPM_Stown_v2.3, whole genome shotgun sequence:
- the IL15RA gene encoding interleukin-15 receptor subunit alpha, translating into MPGASDDTRMRYNCVKNYKRKAGTSSLVVCHENKTTKTFQWVRNLICIRDPAKPESEHVTEEAKKETERPTPASQPASPKPSAHPAAVSGDPYGSETTPSTATTQLRTTKPFREEPTTMPTPQETGGGFLGTHAETVTACKATKRKDSQPKSTKLPFGAFSTEIGNVTAVPSRNTPGRTTRGSQADIRQGQTGVSHLPAILTPVALILLAVILGLWWFRRKRGVNFKSGGDLKSHGSVLSAAIGRQGDVTLAEIPGAERSGERGQMISAGTDTEGAGPADEGVPMRPSDCATSTG; encoded by the exons ATGCCCGGGGCCAGTGACGATACGAGAATGCGCTACAACTGCGTGAAAAATTACAAGAGGAAAGCCGGCACATCCAGTCTGGTCGTTTGCCACGAAAACAAGACCACAAAAACATTTCAATGGGTCAGGAACCTGATTTGCATTC GAGATCCAGCAAAGCCAGAATCTGAGCACGTGACCGAAGAGGCCAAAAAAG AAACAGAGAGGCCCACACCAGCTAGTCAGCCAGCATCTCCAAAGCCTAGCGCGCACCCTGCCGCGGTCTCCGGAGACCCGTACGGAAGCGAGACCACCCCAAGCACAGCCACGACGCAACTAAGGACAACCAAGCCGTTCCGGGAGGAGCCAACCACGATGCCAACTCCCCAGGAGACTGGTGGAGGTTTTCTTGGCACCCATGCTGAAACTGTTACAGCGTGCAAAGCAACGAAGCGCAAAGACTCCCAGCCCAAGAGTACCAAGCTGCCGTTCGGTGCTTTCTCGACAGAAATCGGCAACGTGACAGCCGTCCCGTCCAGGAACACCCCTGGGAGGACCACACGGGGCTCCCAGGCGGACATCCGACAGGGACAAACAG GTGTTTCCCACCTTCCGGCCATTCTGACGCCTGTAG CGCTGATCCTCTTGGCTGTAATTCTTGGGCTGTGGTGGTTTCGCAGAAAACGCGG GGTCAACTTCAAATCGGGCGGGGATCTGAAAAGCCACGGCTCCGTGTTGTCCG ccgcTATCGGGCGACAGGGCGACGTCACCTTAGCAGAGATCCCAGGGGCGGAGAGATCAGGGGAAAGAGGGCAGATGATCTCAGCGGGCACGGACACAGAGGGCGCGGGACCTGCCGACGAAGGGGTGCCCATGCGGCCGTCAGACTGTGCCACCTCGACCGGCTGA